The following proteins come from a genomic window of Candidatus Thiodiazotropha sp. CDECU1:
- the tusB gene encoding sulfurtransferase complex subunit TusB, giving the protein MSTLHTVNKSPFEKSSMDSCLAYAKAGSSVLMYEDGIYGAIKGTDCTQKIAAKDGVNFYVLGPDLKARGVSEEKVADGIEIVDYAKFVSLAAENDKVQAWV; this is encoded by the coding sequence ATGAGTACCCTACATACTGTTAACAAATCACCTTTTGAAAAGTCTTCAATGGATAGCTGTCTGGCCTACGCCAAGGCAGGCAGTTCGGTCCTTATGTACGAAGACGGCATTTATGGTGCGATCAAGGGCACTGACTGTACACAGAAGATTGCCGCCAAAGACGGCGTTAATTTCTATGTGCTGGGCCCCGACCTCAAGGCTCGCGGTGTAAGCGAAGAAAAGGTCGCTGATGGCATTGAAATAGTGGACTACGCCAAGTTTGTCTCTCTCGCTGCCGAGAATGACAAGGTACAGGCTTGGGTCTGA
- the tusC gene encoding sulfurtransferase complex subunit TusC, protein MSEDIKKFMYLNRRAPYGTIYAWESLEVVLIGAAFDQDVSLAFLDDGVYQLVKGQDTAGVDMKNFSPTYQALGDYDVTKLYVEKESLEERGLTLEDLMPLTYEDEDDDWAEKDSIRVVSRAEMADIMEEQDVMFSF, encoded by the coding sequence ATGTCTGAAGATATAAAAAAATTCATGTACCTCAACCGTCGGGCCCCCTACGGCACCATCTACGCCTGGGAGTCTCTGGAGGTTGTATTGATCGGCGCTGCGTTCGATCAGGATGTCAGTCTGGCTTTCCTGGATGACGGTGTCTATCAGTTGGTCAAAGGGCAGGATACAGCCGGGGTGGATATGAAGAACTTCTCGCCCACCTATCAGGCGCTTGGTGATTACGATGTTACCAAGCTGTATGTAGAGAAGGAGTCACTGGAGGAGCGGGGCCTGACCTTGGAAGACCTGATGCCTCTCACCTACGAGGATGAGGATGACGACTGGGCAGAGAAGGACTCTATCCGTGTAGTCAGTCGTGCGGAAATGGCGGACATCATGGAAGAACAAGATGTCATGTTCAGCTTCTAA
- a CDS encoding serine/threonine-protein kinase, producing the protein MATHTSGTQIPGYTMIRKVGSGGSADVYLAVQQNLNRRVALKLLKGALTADAKFGERFKREGRIIAQLNHPHIIPVYDIGEHDGHYYMAMEYLNGGDLRSQAERLTLKDLLQTILQVTDALQAAHERGFIHRDIKPANILFRNPQQAVLTDFGIARQTESLTQMTVTGAMLGTPAYMSPEQIAGRPLDGRTDLYSLGVTLFELLTGYQPYRGDSMMSVAIQHLKAEIPSLPRATSPLQRLVHQLLAKDPEQRIADAETLAQALQGVMDLPDISATPLNALWPEKPPATDSDASIIEVPEQSKKSKTAKSRMTTGIAAVGTIAAVGMIAWYLNNTAGINDNNQPASQIDSNTASEATQNITNERPILEDPTLAATTPWQETLTNANRLFEEGQLITPEGGNALALYREVLTQDNDNIIAKNGEQNILRRLVLEVERLIVNQSLDLASQQLEALKELWPEEQQLTQLQERITTSHQRIEAQNRATADASKQREIDRHLQTATSALIAGRYLKPPQESAHYHFNQALALDPKNQSAKNGLSQIAEILMTQIETATSNNDFNLAESLLKDLRGLDSRHPQLASLTGAIADAKASLARRQLEVQRLAEFQGRLDSLLERNAQWRLSNEDLDTQADYGNRLIADISSLFENHPDNDQLRSLYESANQHIKKIQARLLDNQSQQADKSQQRRPVMGGF; encoded by the coding sequence ATGGCCACTCATACCTCCGGCACTCAGATTCCCGGTTACACCATGATCCGCAAGGTTGGATCGGGGGGCAGTGCCGATGTCTATCTGGCTGTTCAACAAAATCTCAATCGCCGTGTGGCACTCAAACTACTCAAGGGGGCACTGACCGCTGATGCAAAATTCGGCGAACGCTTCAAACGGGAGGGACGGATAATTGCGCAACTCAACCATCCCCATATCATTCCTGTCTACGATATCGGAGAACATGACGGCCACTACTACATGGCCATGGAGTACCTGAACGGTGGCGACCTAAGATCCCAGGCCGAGCGGCTTACGCTGAAAGATCTGCTGCAGACCATCCTGCAGGTGACAGATGCCCTGCAGGCTGCTCATGAGCGTGGTTTTATCCACCGTGACATCAAGCCTGCCAACATTCTGTTCCGCAATCCGCAACAGGCGGTACTGACCGACTTCGGCATCGCCCGCCAAACCGAGTCCCTCACCCAGATGACGGTCACCGGCGCCATGCTCGGCACCCCGGCCTATATGAGCCCGGAACAGATTGCCGGCAGACCCCTGGATGGCCGCACCGATCTCTACTCCCTGGGTGTCACCCTGTTCGAGTTGCTCACCGGCTACCAGCCCTATCGCGGCGACAGCATGATGAGCGTTGCCATACAACACCTGAAGGCGGAAATTCCAAGTCTGCCAAGGGCAACATCACCACTGCAAAGGCTCGTGCACCAGCTGTTGGCCAAGGACCCGGAGCAGCGAATAGCCGATGCAGAGACTTTAGCCCAAGCGTTACAAGGCGTGATGGACCTGCCCGATATATCGGCAACGCCGCTAAACGCACTGTGGCCTGAAAAACCACCGGCAACAGACAGCGACGCAAGCATTATAGAGGTCCCGGAACAGTCGAAGAAAAGCAAAACCGCTAAATCCCGTATGACGACCGGCATCGCAGCCGTTGGTACCATTGCAGCGGTAGGCATGATTGCCTGGTACCTGAACAATACAGCCGGGATCAACGACAACAACCAGCCTGCCAGTCAAATCGATAGCAACACGGCAAGCGAAGCAACTCAAAACATAACCAATGAGCGACCGATTCTTGAAGATCCGACACTCGCAGCAACCACCCCCTGGCAGGAGACATTGACCAACGCGAACCGACTATTCGAAGAGGGTCAACTGATAACACCGGAAGGCGGCAATGCCCTGGCCCTCTATCGGGAAGTGTTGACACAGGACAACGACAACATCATCGCGAAGAATGGCGAACAGAATATTCTGCGGCGTTTGGTACTGGAGGTGGAGAGATTGATAGTGAATCAATCCCTTGATCTAGCCAGCCAACAACTGGAGGCGCTGAAAGAGTTGTGGCCAGAGGAGCAACAACTCACACAACTGCAGGAACGAATCACCACATCACACCAACGTATCGAAGCGCAAAACCGGGCAACGGCGGATGCTTCTAAGCAGCGGGAAATCGACCGACATCTACAAACCGCCACTTCCGCATTGATTGCGGGCCGATATTTAAAACCGCCACAGGAGAGTGCACACTACCACTTCAATCAAGCCTTGGCACTCGACCCGAAAAACCAATCGGCGAAGAACGGCCTGTCACAGATTGCAGAGATCTTGATGACACAGATAGAGACTGCCACGTCAAACAATGACTTCAACTTGGCGGAATCCCTGCTGAAGGATCTGCGCGGTCTCGATTCCAGGCACCCTCAATTAGCGTCACTGACTGGCGCGATTGCGGATGCAAAGGCAAGCCTTGCCCGGCGACAGTTGGAAGTACAGCGGTTGGCAGAGTTTCAAGGACGACTCGATAGCCTGTTGGAGAGAAATGCCCAATGGCGACTCAGCAATGAGGACCTCGATACGCAAGCCGACTATGGGAATCGATTGATCGCCGACATTTCGAGCCTGTTTGAAAACCATCCCGACAACGACCAATTGCGCTCTCTGTATGAATCCGCCAATCAACACATCAAGAAGATTCAGGCTCGGCTACTCGATAATCAGAGTCAACAGGCGGATAAAAGCCAGCAGAGAAGACCGGTTATGGGAGGGTTTTGA
- a CDS encoding TusE/DsrC/DsvC family sulfur relay protein codes for MAYEVNGKTIEADANGYLADHTDWSEDVAKAIAASEGLELSEKAWEIINYLRDEYFNNGGNQPNERHMVKHFKGAWTDQGKVDAKSLYIHFPKGPAKQASKVAGLPETKRKGGY; via the coding sequence ATGGCATATGAAGTAAACGGTAAAACCATCGAGGCCGACGCCAACGGCTACCTGGCCGATCACACTGATTGGAGTGAGGATGTGGCCAAGGCCATCGCCGCGAGCGAGGGTCTCGAGCTGAGCGAAAAGGCCTGGGAGATCATCAACTACCTGCGCGACGAGTATTTCAATAACGGCGGCAACCAACCCAATGAACGCCACATGGTCAAACATTTCAAGGGAGCCTGGACCGACCAGGGCAAAGTGGATGCAAAATCCCTCTATATTCACTTTCCCAAGGGCCCGGCAAAGCAGGCGAGCAAGGTTGCCGGTCTGCCTGAGACCAAGCGCAAGGGTGGTTACTGA
- a CDS encoding respiratory nitrate reductase subunit gamma, whose product MSSVYALLFIVATLVLVLGLARKIVQYAKTPAPLKIPTTPAPVNQTGVVLRMFREVVFFESLFKSTKWTWIFSWMFHMGLFLVLARHVRYFIDPVWLPIQLIQPFGKYAAFAMVAGLAGLLIRRIFVDRVRYISAPSDYLWLLLLIVIGMSGVMMTFVVHTDVVAVKQFFTGFWTFSGGDLPMDPILLLHLTLVAVLMLLLPFSKLLHIPGVFFSPTRNQVDNPREKRHLVEWARKLEDS is encoded by the coding sequence ATGTCATCTGTCTACGCGTTGCTGTTTATCGTAGCGACCTTAGTGCTCGTGCTTGGGCTGGCCAGAAAGATTGTCCAGTATGCCAAGACGCCTGCTCCATTAAAGATTCCCACCACACCGGCGCCTGTGAATCAGACCGGTGTCGTGTTACGCATGTTTCGCGAAGTTGTGTTTTTTGAGAGCCTGTTCAAGAGCACCAAGTGGACCTGGATATTTTCCTGGATGTTCCACATGGGCCTGTTCCTGGTACTTGCGCGACATGTCCGCTACTTTATCGATCCCGTATGGTTGCCAATTCAGCTGATTCAGCCGTTTGGTAAATATGCGGCCTTTGCCATGGTGGCTGGCCTCGCTGGACTGCTGATCCGAAGAATCTTCGTCGATCGCGTTCGCTATATCTCCGCACCCTCCGACTATCTGTGGTTGCTGCTGCTGATCGTGATCGGTATGAGCGGCGTCATGATGACCTTCGTCGTACACACCGATGTGGTCGCTGTTAAACAGTTTTTTACCGGATTCTGGACCTTCAGCGGTGGTGATCTGCCTATGGATCCCATCCTGCTGCTCCATCTGACCCTGGTCGCAGTGCTGATGCTGCTTCTGCCGTTCAGCAAACTGCTGCATATACCAGGTGTCTTTTTCAGCCCGACCCGTAACCAGGTGGACAATCCCCGTGAGAAGCGACACCTGGTGGAGTGGGCGAGAAAACTTGAAGATTCTTAA
- a CDS encoding serine/threonine protein kinase, translating to MRHGIALVDKQRWQFIQSIFRHLADKSPSHRRDYLDMVCEEDLELRREIEALLASHDKLEQGDQDFITPALITPALQAVNRIQLPQSLGEYRILKELGRGGMGVVYLAEHPQYDKVALKLLPRFTVEADEAQHRFSLEARILSNLDHPGLSHMFESFTTDEYAAIAMEFIDGKGLDELIKQGPLPFEQGLNIILDLCEVLHLAHTQGLAHRDIKSNNVLLDRQGQTKLIDFGIAKFADTKLTATGQILGTPSYMSPEQWRGRGVDYRADLWSLGIMLFELLTAQKPFTATDRFAVANKILNKEAPSLPATSCDGEDLVPVQAILDQLLIKEPQNRLGSCAKLSALLGKLV from the coding sequence ATGAGACATGGAATAGCTTTGGTGGATAAACAACGTTGGCAATTCATACAGTCTATTTTTCGCCATCTGGCGGATAAAAGCCCCAGTCACCGACGCGATTACCTGGACATGGTGTGTGAGGAGGACCTGGAACTACGCCGGGAAATTGAGGCCTTGCTGGCGTCCCATGACAAACTCGAGCAAGGTGATCAGGACTTCATCACACCGGCCCTGATCACGCCGGCTCTGCAGGCCGTTAACCGGATTCAGCTCCCGCAATCTCTGGGCGAATACAGGATCCTCAAAGAGTTGGGTCGCGGTGGCATGGGGGTGGTCTACCTGGCGGAGCATCCGCAATATGACAAGGTTGCGCTGAAGCTGCTTCCCCGTTTCACCGTGGAGGCCGATGAGGCACAACATCGCTTCAGCCTGGAAGCCAGGATATTGTCCAACCTGGACCACCCTGGCCTGAGCCACATGTTTGAGTCCTTTACTACTGATGAATACGCCGCCATCGCCATGGAATTCATTGATGGCAAAGGCCTCGATGAACTTATCAAACAAGGGCCCCTGCCCTTTGAGCAAGGCCTCAATATCATCCTTGACCTGTGTGAGGTTTTACACCTGGCGCACACTCAAGGTCTGGCACACCGGGATATCAAGTCCAACAATGTCTTGCTCGATCGGCAGGGACAGACCAAGCTGATAGACTTCGGTATTGCCAAGTTTGCCGATACCAAACTGACCGCCACTGGCCAGATTCTGGGTACACCAAGCTATATGTCGCCGGAACAGTGGCGCGGCAGGGGTGTGGATTACCGGGCTGATCTCTGGTCTCTGGGTATAATGTTGTTTGAGTTGCTCACCGCGCAAAAACCCTTTACCGCAACAGATCGTTTTGCGGTGGCGAACAAAATATTGAACAAGGAAGCCCCGTCTCTGCCTGCAACCAGCTGCGATGGAGAAGATCTTGTACCGGTTCAGGCCATCCTGGATCAGTTGCTGATAAAGGAGCCGCAAAATCGCCTGGGCTCCTGTGCCAAATTGAGCGCACTGCTCGGGAAATTGGTTTAA
- a CDS encoding TusE/DsrC/DsvC family sulfur relay protein: MAIEANGKTFETDEEGYLTNLADWEPAVAEAMAAEDDLPLTDEHWEIINFLREYYEEYQIAPAVRVLTKAVGKKLGKDKGNSKYLYALFPYGPGKQACRFAGLPKPTGCI; this comes from the coding sequence ATGGCTATCGAAGCTAACGGCAAAACCTTCGAAACTGATGAAGAGGGTTACCTCACCAATCTGGCTGATTGGGAACCCGCTGTTGCCGAGGCAATGGCTGCTGAGGATGATCTGCCTCTGACCGACGAGCACTGGGAGATCATCAACTTCCTGCGTGAGTACTATGAAGAGTACCAGATCGCTCCTGCCGTGCGTGTTCTGACCAAGGCTGTTGGTAAGAAACTGGGTAAGGACAAAGGTAACTCCAAGTACCTGTATGCACTGTTCCCTTACGGTCCTGGTAAGCAGGCCTGCCGCTTCGCCGGTCTGCCCAAGCCTACTGGCTGTATCTAA
- a CDS encoding lipid-binding SYLF domain-containing protein: MKRIVSSVWLMLILLLPISQAWADEFQATIDLFRQAGESGSFFDTAYGYAVFPDVGKGGLIVGGAYGTGRVYAQGTHTGDVKMTQLTLGLQLGGQTFSQIIFFQDQRAYNEFIGSNFEFGAQATAVAITAGASATATTTGSSAGTSGGQHDADNVGRYYKGMAVFTIAKGGLMVEASLGGQKFEYTPK; the protein is encoded by the coding sequence ATGAAGAGAATAGTCTCGAGCGTATGGCTGATGCTGATCCTGTTGCTGCCAATCTCCCAGGCCTGGGCGGATGAATTTCAGGCGACCATCGATCTCTTCAGGCAGGCGGGTGAAAGCGGCAGCTTCTTCGATACCGCCTATGGTTACGCGGTGTTTCCCGATGTGGGTAAGGGTGGTCTGATTGTGGGTGGCGCCTATGGCACAGGCAGGGTCTATGCCCAGGGGACTCACACGGGGGATGTAAAGATGACCCAGCTTACCCTTGGATTGCAATTGGGGGGGCAGACATTCAGCCAGATTATCTTTTTCCAGGATCAGCGCGCCTATAATGAGTTCATCGGCAGCAACTTCGAGTTCGGCGCCCAGGCCACGGCAGTGGCGATTACTGCAGGCGCTTCCGCCACGGCGACCACCACCGGTAGTTCCGCGGGGACCAGCGGTGGTCAACATGACGCAGACAACGTTGGCCGGTATTACAAAGGTATGGCTGTTTTCACCATAGCCAAGGGAGGGCTGATGGTGGAGGCCTCTCTTGGCGGCCAGAAGTTCGAGTACACCCCGAAATGA
- the dsrA gene encoding dissimilatory-type sulfite reductase subunit alpha, whose product MAKQMHDTPMLDQLESGPWPSFVTGLKRLAKDNDMMVDLLGQLETSYETRKGYWKGGTVGVLGYGGGIIPRFTELKNDDGEALFPAAAEFHTLRVMPPPGMHYDTNTIRKFCDIWEKYGSGLIAFHGQSGDIMFQGCSTDNVQPAFDEINEMGFDLGGAGPAVRTGMSCVGAARCENSCFDEGRTMRMLVNNALDDMHRPALPYKFKYKVSGCPNDCMNSVQRADLATIGTWRDDMKVDQDEVKKFVTEKGRKYVIDNVITRCPTQALSLNDDDTLAVDNPSCVRCMHCINVMNKALSPGDDKGITLLCGGKRTLKIGDLMGTVIVPFHKLETDEDFEWLEELATEILDFFAENALEHERTGEMIERIGLVNFLEGVGLEIDPNMIERPRMNPYVRMDGWEEEAAKWAEQKAAQ is encoded by the coding sequence ATGGCAAAACAGATGCATGATACCCCCATGCTTGACCAGCTGGAGAGCGGCCCCTGGCCCTCGTTTGTCACCGGCCTCAAGCGCCTCGCCAAAGATAACGACATGATGGTTGACCTGCTGGGTCAGCTGGAGACCTCATACGAGACACGCAAGGGTTACTGGAAGGGCGGTACCGTTGGCGTGCTCGGTTATGGTGGCGGTATCATCCCCCGCTTTACCGAACTCAAGAATGACGACGGAGAGGCCCTGTTCCCCGCGGCGGCCGAGTTCCACACGCTTCGTGTCATGCCCCCTCCAGGCATGCACTATGACACCAACACCATTCGCAAATTCTGCGACATCTGGGAGAAGTATGGCTCCGGCCTGATCGCCTTCCACGGCCAGTCCGGCGACATCATGTTCCAGGGCTGTTCCACCGACAATGTCCAGCCCGCTTTCGATGAGATAAACGAGATGGGCTTCGATCTCGGTGGCGCCGGTCCCGCAGTGCGTACCGGTATGTCCTGTGTGGGTGCCGCTCGCTGCGAGAACTCCTGCTTCGACGAGGGCCGTACCATGCGCATGCTGGTCAACAACGCCCTCGACGACATGCATCGTCCCGCACTGCCCTACAAATTCAAGTATAAGGTTTCAGGTTGCCCCAACGACTGCATGAACTCCGTGCAGCGTGCCGACCTGGCTACCATCGGTACCTGGCGCGACGACATGAAGGTCGACCAGGACGAGGTCAAGAAGTTTGTGACCGAGAAAGGCCGCAAGTATGTTATCGACAATGTCATCACCCGTTGCCCGACCCAGGCCCTGTCGCTGAACGACGATGATACCCTGGCGGTGGACAACCCCTCCTGTGTCCGTTGCATGCACTGCATCAACGTCATGAACAAGGCGCTCTCTCCCGGCGACGACAAGGGTATCACCCTGCTCTGCGGCGGTAAGCGTACTCTCAAGATCGGTGATCTGATGGGTACAGTGATCGTGCCTTTCCACAAGCTGGAGACCGACGAGGACTTCGAATGGCTGGAAGAGCTGGCGACCGAGATCCTCGACTTCTTTGCCGAGAACGCCCTCGAGCACGAGCGTACCGGTGAGATGATCGAACGTATCGGCCTGGTTAACTTCCTGGAAGGTGTCGGCCTCGAGATCGATCCCAACATGATCGAGCGTCCGCGAATGAATCCCTATGTCCGTATGGATGGATGGGAGGAAGAAGCAGCCAAGTGGGCTGAGCAAAAGGCGGCTCAATAA
- a CDS encoding sigma-70 family RNA polymerase sigma factor, whose amino-acid sequence MADNETEVTRLLTAVREGDQGAHDQLLSQVYDELRRLAASHMRRERANHTLQATALVNEAYLRLAGAEAKAQDRVHFFALAAQTMRRILVDHARAKQRGKRGGGLKQTTLDGSVYVGDDNQDSVIELDDALQRLAEFDERGAKAVELMFFGGLTYDEAGEVLGVSKTTLFEDIKLAKAWLAKEMGD is encoded by the coding sequence ATGGCAGATAACGAAACAGAGGTGACACGACTACTGACCGCGGTCAGAGAGGGCGACCAGGGGGCCCATGATCAGCTGTTGTCCCAGGTATATGATGAATTACGCCGCCTCGCCGCATCCCACATGCGTCGGGAGCGCGCCAACCACACCCTGCAGGCCACGGCCCTGGTCAACGAGGCCTATCTGCGCCTGGCGGGTGCGGAGGCGAAGGCCCAGGACCGGGTACACTTCTTTGCCCTGGCCGCACAGACCATGCGGCGCATCCTGGTGGATCACGCCCGGGCTAAACAGAGAGGAAAACGGGGTGGGGGCTTGAAGCAGACAACCCTGGACGGTTCGGTCTATGTGGGCGACGACAACCAGGACAGCGTCATCGAACTGGATGATGCCCTGCAGAGATTGGCCGAGTTCGACGAGCGCGGCGCCAAGGCCGTTGAGCTGATGTTTTTCGGCGGCCTGACCTACGACGAGGCGGGGGAGGTCCTGGGGGTATCAAAGACCACCCTGTTTGAAGACATCAAACTCGCCAAGGCCTGGCTCGCAAAGGAGATGGGGGATTGA
- a CDS encoding sulfur relay protein DsrC encodes MMQHPEVDNFDKLLEVVKERSKTEMFFRIDVKPPFSDTPDNWEDRLEATFT; translated from the coding sequence ATGATGCAACACCCAGAGGTCGACAACTTCGACAAACTGCTGGAGGTGGTGAAAGAGCGTTCCAAGACCGAGATGTTCTTTCGCATCGATGTCAAACCCCCCTTCAGCGACACCCCCGACAACTGGGAAGACCGCCTCGAAGCGACTTTCACCTAG
- the dsrB gene encoding dissimilatory-type sulfite reductase subunit beta: MSEVRMPIESGVPEMEPYLHPVLKKNYGQWAYHERPRPGVLVHVAKSGDSVWTVRAGTQRQMDVYTIRKLMDIADEFAEGYVRFTIRSNIEYMVSDESKVQPLIDKLESEGFPIGGTGPSVSMISHTQGWLHCDIPGTDASGAVKALMDDLYDEFTKEEMPNRVRITTSCCQINCGGQGDIAINIQHTKPPKIDHTQVANVCERPSVVARCPVAAIRPAMVNGKPSLEVDEKKCICCGACFPPCPPMQINDPEHSKFAIWVGGKNSNARSKPTFHKLVAAGVPNNPPRWPEVSTVVKQILGAYKEDAKDWERIGEWAERIGWPKFFEKTGLPFTKYHIDNWRGSRNNLNASAHIRF, translated from the coding sequence ATGTCGGAAGTTCGTATGCCGATTGAGAGTGGCGTCCCGGAGATGGAGCCCTACTTACACCCCGTGTTGAAGAAAAACTACGGCCAGTGGGCTTATCATGAGCGTCCGCGTCCCGGCGTGCTGGTGCATGTCGCCAAGAGCGGTGACAGTGTCTGGACCGTGCGTGCCGGTACCCAGCGTCAGATGGATGTCTACACCATCCGCAAGCTGATGGATATCGCCGACGAATTTGCCGAAGGCTATGTCCGCTTCACCATTCGCTCAAACATTGAGTACATGGTCAGCGATGAGTCCAAGGTTCAACCGCTGATCGACAAGCTGGAATCAGAAGGCTTTCCCATCGGCGGTACCGGTCCTTCGGTCTCCATGATCTCCCATACTCAAGGTTGGCTGCATTGTGATATCCCCGGTACCGACGCCTCTGGTGCGGTGAAGGCCCTGATGGACGATCTCTACGATGAGTTCACCAAGGAAGAGATGCCCAACCGGGTGCGTATTACCACCTCCTGCTGCCAGATCAACTGTGGCGGCCAGGGTGACATCGCGATCAATATCCAGCACACCAAGCCACCGAAGATCGACCATACCCAGGTCGCCAATGTATGTGAACGTCCTTCGGTTGTGGCGCGCTGCCCGGTGGCCGCTATCCGTCCTGCGATGGTCAACGGCAAACCTTCGTTGGAAGTGGACGAGAAGAAGTGCATCTGCTGTGGTGCCTGCTTCCCGCCTTGTCCGCCGATGCAGATCAACGATCCGGAGCACTCCAAGTTCGCCATCTGGGTAGGTGGAAAGAACTCCAATGCCCGTTCCAAGCCGACCTTCCACAAGCTGGTTGCCGCCGGTGTACCGAACAATCCGCCCCGTTGGCCGGAGGTTTCCACCGTCGTCAAACAGATTCTCGGCGCCTACAAAGAGGATGCCAAGGACTGGGAGCGTATCGGTGAATGGGCTGAGCGTATCGGTTGGCCGAAATTCTTCGAGAAGACCGGTCTGCCGTTCACCAAGTATCACATCGATAACTGGCGTGGCAGCCGTAACAACCTGAATGCCTCTGCGCATATCCGTTTCTAA
- a CDS encoding type I-MYXAN CRISPR-associated protein Cas6/Cmx6: protein MNAMFWQEDTDEAQFVVPDNVVDLIFKINCPTLPVDHAWSLSDAIHQELPWFTEEPKAGLHLVYGADSGNGWERPSEASETLYLSRRTPLILRLPKQRLEDAAELSGKTLQIDGNRMEIGAAHSRFLAMTTTLYCRHLICEADQSEDDFMQSAVESLRSLNLRFKKVLCGKGASFTTPQTPVTTRSLMVSGMSLEDAVTLQEYGIGPHRNRGFGLFVPHKTV from the coding sequence ATGAATGCGATGTTCTGGCAGGAAGATACGGATGAGGCACAGTTTGTGGTGCCCGATAATGTGGTTGACCTGATCTTCAAGATCAACTGTCCCACCCTACCCGTCGACCATGCCTGGTCCCTCTCCGATGCGATACATCAAGAGCTGCCCTGGTTTACCGAAGAGCCAAAGGCCGGACTCCATCTGGTGTATGGCGCCGATTCCGGGAACGGCTGGGAACGGCCCAGCGAAGCCTCAGAGACCCTCTATCTCTCCCGTCGCACCCCCCTGATCCTGCGCTTGCCGAAACAGCGGCTCGAGGATGCCGCCGAACTCTCCGGCAAAACCCTGCAGATCGACGGCAACAGGATGGAGATCGGGGCCGCCCATAGCCGGTTTCTCGCCATGACCACAACCCTCTACTGTCGCCATCTCATCTGCGAAGCGGATCAGAGTGAGGACGATTTCATGCAGTCCGCGGTGGAATCCTTGCGCTCACTCAACCTGAGGTTTAAGAAAGTGTTGTGCGGTAAAGGCGCCTCCTTCACCACACCCCAAACACCTGTCACGACCCGCAGCCTGATGGTCTCAGGCATGTCGCTGGAGGATGCGGTCACCCTGCAGGAGTATGGTATCGGACCTCACCGCAATCGCGGTTTTGGCTTGTTTGTTCCACACAAGACTGTATAA
- the tusD gene encoding sulfurtransferase complex subunit TusD, giving the protein MKFAIQVNEGPYQHQATDSAYQFTKAALEAGHEIMRVFFYHDGVNNGTNLTTPPQDDRNIVKRWSELGKQHDLDLVVCVAAAQRRGIVDEGEMQRNGKDAQNIAEGFRISGLGQLVEAGIQSERLMVFGD; this is encoded by the coding sequence ATGAAATTCGCGATTCAGGTTAATGAGGGTCCCTATCAGCATCAAGCCACGGACTCCGCATACCAGTTCACCAAGGCTGCATTGGAAGCTGGACACGAGATCATGCGTGTCTTCTTCTATCACGACGGTGTCAACAACGGCACCAATCTGACCACGCCTCCGCAGGACGATCGTAATATCGTCAAGCGTTGGTCCGAACTGGGCAAACAACACGATCTCGATCTGGTGGTCTGCGTAGCAGCTGCCCAGCGACGGGGTATCGTCGACGAGGGTGAGATGCAGCGCAACGGCAAGGATGCGCAGAACATCGCTGAAGGATTTCGCATCTCCGGTCTCGGTCAGTTGGTTGAGGCGGGCATCCAGTCGGAACGTCTTATGGTATTCGGTGATTGA